The following are encoded together in the Daucus carota subsp. sativus chromosome 5, DH1 v3.0, whole genome shotgun sequence genome:
- the LOC108221630 gene encoding beta-glucosidase 22-like isoform X1 — protein sequence MGSGVIAILLTLMAVVAEMQIEGLTDFTRLDFPPPPNFVFGSGSSAYQVEGAALEDGRTPSIWDTYAHSGYTHGANGDVACDEYHKYKEDVHLMAETGLEAYRFSISWSRLIPNGTGAVNPKGLQYYNNLINELINHGIEPHVTLFHYDTPQILEDEYGGWLSKKAVKDFVAYANVCFREFGDRVQHWTTFNEPNVFVLFGYDSGLLPPNRCSSPFGTNCTRGNSSTEPYTAAHNILMAHASTAKLYMKKYKAVQHGFIGLNIFSYWYIPYTNATEDVIATQRANDFFIGWFLNPLVYGDYPEIMKKNAGTRIPTFTKIESREVKGSFDFLGVNHYATAQVKDMSISLQMDSRDLLADMAVTIKLNESDFPPGQFPLNPAGLKELLEYLKGYGNPPIYIHENGLSAIRNGTLDDIPRLQYLQGFIGSLLTAIRNGSNTKGYFTWSFLDVFELLDGYNSGYGLYYVDLDDKNLKRYPKLSAQWYSSFLKGRSTSSDQKIEVSANISDFKESHFSQ from the exons ATGGGGAGTGGAGTAATAGCAATCCTACTTACGTTAATGGCAGTAGTGGCAGAGATGCAGATTGAGGGCCTCACAGATTTCACCAGACTCGATTTTCCACCTCCTCCCAACTTCGTTTTTGGTTCTGGCTCTTCAGCTTACCAG GTGGAAGGTGCAGCACTTGAAGATGGAAGGACTCCTAGCATCTGGGACACCTATGCTCATTCTG GATATACACATGGAGCTAATGGAGATGTTGCATGCGATGAGTATCACAAATACAAG GAAGATGTCCATCTGATGGCGGAGACTGGCCTAGAAGCATATAGGTTCTCCATTTCATGGTCAAGACTGATTCCAA ATGGAACTGGAGCTGTCAATCCAAAAGGACTACAGTATTACAACAACCTCATTAATGAACTAATTAACCATG GAATAGAACCGCATGTCACCTTATTTCATTACGATACGCCACAAATACTTGAAGACGAATATGGAGGATGGCTTAGTAAAAAGGCAGT AAAAGATTTTGTTGCTTATGCCAATGTGTGCTTCAGAGAATTTGGTGATAGGGTGCAGCATTGGACTACCTTCAATGAGCCCAATGTTTTTGTCTTATTCGGTTATGATTCAGGACTATTACCGCCCAATCGCTGTTCTTCTCCCTTTGGGACCAACTGTACTAGAGGTAACTCATCAACTGAGCCATACACCGCAgctcataatattttaatggCGCACGCATCTACTGCAAAATTGTACATGAAGAAATACAAG GCTGTGCAACATGGTTTCATTGGACTAAATATTTTCTCGTACTGGTATATACCTTACACAAATGCAACGGAAGATGTTATTGCAACCCAAAGGGCAAATGACTTTTTTATAGGGTG GTTTCTGAATCCCTTGGTTTATGGTGATTACCCTGAAATAATGAAGAAGAATGCAGGGACAAGAATTCCAACATTCACCAAAATAGAGTCTAGAGAAGTGAAGGGTTCATTTGACTTCCTTGGAGTGAACCATTATGCCACAGCACAGGTCAAGGATATGTCCATTAGCCTTCAAATGGATAGCAGGGACTTACTGGCCGATATGGCAGTCACCATTAAGT TAAATGAAAGTGATTTTCCACCAGGTCAG TTTCCTCTAAACCCAGCAGGCCTTAAAGAACTTTTGGAGTATTTGAAGGGATACGGGAACCCTCCTATCTACATCCATGAAAATG GTCTGAGTGCAATCCGAAATGGAACGCTGGATGATATACCAAGGTTACAATATCTTCAAGGTTTCATTGGCAGTTTGCTGACTGCAATAAG GAATGGGTCAAATACAAAAGGGTACTTCACATGGTCCTTCTTGGACGTGTTCGAGTTACTGGATGGCTACAATTCTGGCTATGGCTTGTACTATGTGGATTTAGATgacaaaaatttgaaaagataTCCAAAACTATCTGCGCAATGGTACTCCAGTTTTCTGAAAGGAAGAAGCACTAGTTCAGATCAGAAAATTGAAGTTTCCGCAAACATATCCGACTTCAAAGAGTCTCATTTCTCTCAGTAG
- the LOC108221630 gene encoding beta-glucosidase 22-like isoform X3 — protein sequence MAETGLEAYRFSISWSRLIPNGTGAVNPKGLQYYNNLINELINHGIEPHVTLFHYDTPQILEDEYGGWLSKKAVKDFVAYANVCFREFGDRVQHWTTFNEPNVFVLFGYDSGLLPPNRCSSPFGTNCTRGNSSTEPYTAAHNILMAHASTAKLYMKKYKAVQHGFIGLNIFSYWYIPYTNATEDVIATQRANDFFIGWFLNPLVYGDYPEIMKKNAGTRIPTFTKIESREVKGSFDFLGVNHYATAQVKDMSISLQMDSRDLLADMAVTIKLNESDFPPGQFPLNPAGLKELLEYLKGYGNPPIYIHENGLSAIRNGTLDDIPRLQYLQGFIGSLLTAIRNGSNTKGYFTWSFLDVFELLDGYNSGYGLYYVDLDDKNLKRYPKLSAQWYSSFLKGRSTSSDQKIEVSANISDFKESHFSQ from the exons ATGGCGGAGACTGGCCTAGAAGCATATAGGTTCTCCATTTCATGGTCAAGACTGATTCCAA ATGGAACTGGAGCTGTCAATCCAAAAGGACTACAGTATTACAACAACCTCATTAATGAACTAATTAACCATG GAATAGAACCGCATGTCACCTTATTTCATTACGATACGCCACAAATACTTGAAGACGAATATGGAGGATGGCTTAGTAAAAAGGCAGT AAAAGATTTTGTTGCTTATGCCAATGTGTGCTTCAGAGAATTTGGTGATAGGGTGCAGCATTGGACTACCTTCAATGAGCCCAATGTTTTTGTCTTATTCGGTTATGATTCAGGACTATTACCGCCCAATCGCTGTTCTTCTCCCTTTGGGACCAACTGTACTAGAGGTAACTCATCAACTGAGCCATACACCGCAgctcataatattttaatggCGCACGCATCTACTGCAAAATTGTACATGAAGAAATACAAG GCTGTGCAACATGGTTTCATTGGACTAAATATTTTCTCGTACTGGTATATACCTTACACAAATGCAACGGAAGATGTTATTGCAACCCAAAGGGCAAATGACTTTTTTATAGGGTG GTTTCTGAATCCCTTGGTTTATGGTGATTACCCTGAAATAATGAAGAAGAATGCAGGGACAAGAATTCCAACATTCACCAAAATAGAGTCTAGAGAAGTGAAGGGTTCATTTGACTTCCTTGGAGTGAACCATTATGCCACAGCACAGGTCAAGGATATGTCCATTAGCCTTCAAATGGATAGCAGGGACTTACTGGCCGATATGGCAGTCACCATTAAGT TAAATGAAAGTGATTTTCCACCAGGTCAG TTTCCTCTAAACCCAGCAGGCCTTAAAGAACTTTTGGAGTATTTGAAGGGATACGGGAACCCTCCTATCTACATCCATGAAAATG GTCTGAGTGCAATCCGAAATGGAACGCTGGATGATATACCAAGGTTACAATATCTTCAAGGTTTCATTGGCAGTTTGCTGACTGCAATAAG GAATGGGTCAAATACAAAAGGGTACTTCACATGGTCCTTCTTGGACGTGTTCGAGTTACTGGATGGCTACAATTCTGGCTATGGCTTGTACTATGTGGATTTAGATgacaaaaatttgaaaagataTCCAAAACTATCTGCGCAATGGTACTCCAGTTTTCTGAAAGGAAGAAGCACTAGTTCAGATCAGAAAATTGAAGTTTCCGCAAACATATCCGACTTCAAAGAGTCTCATTTCTCTCAGTAG
- the LOC108221630 gene encoding beta-glucosidase 22-like isoform X2, which translates to MYPVFLFRIKKIIGYTHGANGDVACDEYHKYKEDVHLMAETGLEAYRFSISWSRLIPNGTGAVNPKGLQYYNNLINELINHGIEPHVTLFHYDTPQILEDEYGGWLSKKAVKDFVAYANVCFREFGDRVQHWTTFNEPNVFVLFGYDSGLLPPNRCSSPFGTNCTRGNSSTEPYTAAHNILMAHASTAKLYMKKYKAVQHGFIGLNIFSYWYIPYTNATEDVIATQRANDFFIGWFLNPLVYGDYPEIMKKNAGTRIPTFTKIESREVKGSFDFLGVNHYATAQVKDMSISLQMDSRDLLADMAVTIKLNESDFPPGQFPLNPAGLKELLEYLKGYGNPPIYIHENGLSAIRNGTLDDIPRLQYLQGFIGSLLTAIRNGSNTKGYFTWSFLDVFELLDGYNSGYGLYYVDLDDKNLKRYPKLSAQWYSSFLKGRSTSSDQKIEVSANISDFKESHFSQ; encoded by the exons atgtATCCTGTTTTTCTATTTAGGATTAAGAAAATAATAG GATATACACATGGAGCTAATGGAGATGTTGCATGCGATGAGTATCACAAATACAAG GAAGATGTCCATCTGATGGCGGAGACTGGCCTAGAAGCATATAGGTTCTCCATTTCATGGTCAAGACTGATTCCAA ATGGAACTGGAGCTGTCAATCCAAAAGGACTACAGTATTACAACAACCTCATTAATGAACTAATTAACCATG GAATAGAACCGCATGTCACCTTATTTCATTACGATACGCCACAAATACTTGAAGACGAATATGGAGGATGGCTTAGTAAAAAGGCAGT AAAAGATTTTGTTGCTTATGCCAATGTGTGCTTCAGAGAATTTGGTGATAGGGTGCAGCATTGGACTACCTTCAATGAGCCCAATGTTTTTGTCTTATTCGGTTATGATTCAGGACTATTACCGCCCAATCGCTGTTCTTCTCCCTTTGGGACCAACTGTACTAGAGGTAACTCATCAACTGAGCCATACACCGCAgctcataatattttaatggCGCACGCATCTACTGCAAAATTGTACATGAAGAAATACAAG GCTGTGCAACATGGTTTCATTGGACTAAATATTTTCTCGTACTGGTATATACCTTACACAAATGCAACGGAAGATGTTATTGCAACCCAAAGGGCAAATGACTTTTTTATAGGGTG GTTTCTGAATCCCTTGGTTTATGGTGATTACCCTGAAATAATGAAGAAGAATGCAGGGACAAGAATTCCAACATTCACCAAAATAGAGTCTAGAGAAGTGAAGGGTTCATTTGACTTCCTTGGAGTGAACCATTATGCCACAGCACAGGTCAAGGATATGTCCATTAGCCTTCAAATGGATAGCAGGGACTTACTGGCCGATATGGCAGTCACCATTAAGT TAAATGAAAGTGATTTTCCACCAGGTCAG TTTCCTCTAAACCCAGCAGGCCTTAAAGAACTTTTGGAGTATTTGAAGGGATACGGGAACCCTCCTATCTACATCCATGAAAATG GTCTGAGTGCAATCCGAAATGGAACGCTGGATGATATACCAAGGTTACAATATCTTCAAGGTTTCATTGGCAGTTTGCTGACTGCAATAAG GAATGGGTCAAATACAAAAGGGTACTTCACATGGTCCTTCTTGGACGTGTTCGAGTTACTGGATGGCTACAATTCTGGCTATGGCTTGTACTATGTGGATTTAGATgacaaaaatttgaaaagataTCCAAAACTATCTGCGCAATGGTACTCCAGTTTTCTGAAAGGAAGAAGCACTAGTTCAGATCAGAAAATTGAAGTTTCCGCAAACATATCCGACTTCAAAGAGTCTCATTTCTCTCAGTAG
- the LOC108221630 gene encoding hydroxyisourate hydrolase-like isoform X4 — MGSGVIAILLTLMAVVAEMQIEGLTDFTRLDFPPPPNFVFGSGSSAYQVEGAALEDGRTPSIWDTYAHSGYTHGANGDVACDEYHKYKEDVHLMAETGLEAYRFSISWSRLIPNGTGAVNPKGLQYYNNLINELINHGIEPHVTLFHYDTPQILEDEYGGWLSKKAVKDFVAYANVCFREFGDRVQHWTTFNEPNVFVLFGYDSGLLPPNRCSSPFGTNCTRGNSSTEPYTAAHNILMAHASTAKLYMKKYKAVQHGFIGLNIFSYWYIPYTNATEDVIATQRANDFFIGWFLNPLVYGDYPEIMKKNAGTRIPTFTKIESREVKGSFDFLGVNHYATAQVKDMSISLQMDSRDLLADMAVTIKLNESDFPPGQALKNFWSI; from the exons ATGGGGAGTGGAGTAATAGCAATCCTACTTACGTTAATGGCAGTAGTGGCAGAGATGCAGATTGAGGGCCTCACAGATTTCACCAGACTCGATTTTCCACCTCCTCCCAACTTCGTTTTTGGTTCTGGCTCTTCAGCTTACCAG GTGGAAGGTGCAGCACTTGAAGATGGAAGGACTCCTAGCATCTGGGACACCTATGCTCATTCTG GATATACACATGGAGCTAATGGAGATGTTGCATGCGATGAGTATCACAAATACAAG GAAGATGTCCATCTGATGGCGGAGACTGGCCTAGAAGCATATAGGTTCTCCATTTCATGGTCAAGACTGATTCCAA ATGGAACTGGAGCTGTCAATCCAAAAGGACTACAGTATTACAACAACCTCATTAATGAACTAATTAACCATG GAATAGAACCGCATGTCACCTTATTTCATTACGATACGCCACAAATACTTGAAGACGAATATGGAGGATGGCTTAGTAAAAAGGCAGT AAAAGATTTTGTTGCTTATGCCAATGTGTGCTTCAGAGAATTTGGTGATAGGGTGCAGCATTGGACTACCTTCAATGAGCCCAATGTTTTTGTCTTATTCGGTTATGATTCAGGACTATTACCGCCCAATCGCTGTTCTTCTCCCTTTGGGACCAACTGTACTAGAGGTAACTCATCAACTGAGCCATACACCGCAgctcataatattttaatggCGCACGCATCTACTGCAAAATTGTACATGAAGAAATACAAG GCTGTGCAACATGGTTTCATTGGACTAAATATTTTCTCGTACTGGTATATACCTTACACAAATGCAACGGAAGATGTTATTGCAACCCAAAGGGCAAATGACTTTTTTATAGGGTG GTTTCTGAATCCCTTGGTTTATGGTGATTACCCTGAAATAATGAAGAAGAATGCAGGGACAAGAATTCCAACATTCACCAAAATAGAGTCTAGAGAAGTGAAGGGTTCATTTGACTTCCTTGGAGTGAACCATTATGCCACAGCACAGGTCAAGGATATGTCCATTAGCCTTCAAATGGATAGCAGGGACTTACTGGCCGATATGGCAGTCACCATTAAGT TAAATGAAAGTGATTTTCCACCAGGTCAG GCCTTAAAGAACTTTTGGAGTATTTGA